A single window of Drosophila suzukii chromosome 3, CBGP_Dsuzu_IsoJpt1.0, whole genome shotgun sequence DNA harbors:
- the LOC108016084 gene encoding serologically defined colon cancer antigen 8 homolog isoform X3 encodes MKADNFFKYGAPLYQPKSTRSTQNQPQVQAGNINFGHLTSSSLLTSDDLRHLTQQRCTGYSDRESLASVSSAGGRIKRRSRNFPMKSSKGGISKKSKTMDYTNYAYNEAVGRLKVMLADNSYVAPKLGGGGAGVSSYLRNFNEDSGDNFSDNLSVIERPVFSDISKYLSPSQKSRISSYRPKKSYTSGYLSASKENLASTPALYPSASVPPAAPLPADSVPAPVEIFSFIEKQEDYIEQLEKESKYCRNELTNLLGKVKDVINENEQLTENARSELVALGSGKSQPPINTTSPSSDSDEHLVFASGRKTPSTPRKSTCKGQVQSPRYASAPNIVYEARISELEAELMQASIDLRRLRTENEELKRKLAHTDPLSTVATLTGGTNCELHRKQLETLQQDKLTLEESVRHLQRLLDEAKAQGQGSASSKRYISDLVQMERSQAELEVRHLRDELDRQHERVRELQHEMARRLAEERASAERRYNSQVDQLGGDLSCQWEQVAKLQLDLERQKRYETDLKRDVASRNSQIEELKMELRANRTTFLADMAQVNAEKQSLEQDITSLRLQLDRAARETKTEAARLNAEINSLRQRLDRGDADLLHSKREVLRLNDEIANLEKELAYGELKNEIRPTKKDLDKRISEMQDKHAGTVNELEEMITSQKQLMDKLTNECKTLTGKLEDTTYKHKTNLRSCDANNNNKRAFDHDNNSNSSSYNNKRKRKRVHFAA; translated from the exons ATGAAAGCAGACAACTTCTTCAAGTACGGCGCCCCTTTGTACCAACCGAAAAGTACCCGGAGCACCCAGAACCAACCGCAAGTCCAAGCGGGCAACATCAACTTCGGTCATCTGACATCGTCCTCGCTGCTGACGAGCGACGACCTGCGTCATCTCACCCAGCAGCGGTGCACCGGATACTCGGACAGGGAGAGCCTCGCCAGCGTGAGCAGTGCGGGTGGCCGGATTAAGAGGCGATCGAG AAACTTCCCGATGAAGTCCTCCAAGGGGGGCATCAGCAAGAAGAGCAAGACCATGGATTACACCAACTATGCCTACAATGAGGCAGTGGGTCGCCTCAAGGTGATGCTGGCGGATAACTCCTATGTGGCACCTAAGttaggaggaggaggagcaggtgTGTCTTCCTATTTGCGCAACTTCAACGAGGATTCCGGAGACAACTTCTCCGACAACCTATCG GTTATTGAGCGTCCCGTCTTCTCGGACATTTCCAAGTACTTGTCGCCCAGCCAGAAGTCGCGGATTAGCTCGTATCGCCCCAAGAAGAGCTATACCTCGGGGTATCTCTCGGCTTCCAAGGAGAACCTGGCTTCCACCCCGGCTCTCTACCCGAGCGCCTCGGTTCCTCCAGCTGCTCCTCTTCCCGCCGACAGTGTTCCGGCTCCCGTGGAGATCTTTAGCTTTATCGAGAAGCAGGAGGACTACATAGAGCAACTGGAAAAGGAGTCCAAGTACTGCCGCAATGAGTTGACTAATCTCTTGGGTAAAGTCAAGGATGTGATTAATGAAAACGAACAGCTCACGGAGAATGCTCGATCTGAGCTGGTGGCTCTGGGTTCTGGGAAGTCGCAACCGCCTATTAACACTACTAGTCCTTCCTCGGATAGCGATGAGCACCTGGTGTTCGCCAGTGGACGTAAGACCCCTTCGACTCCAAGGAAAAGTACTTGTAAGGGACAGGTTCAGAGTCCTCGATATGCCAGTGCTCCAAATATTGTCTACGAGGCCAGGATTAGCGAACTGGAAGCCGAGCTGATGCAGGCCAGCATCGATTTGAGACGTCTGAGGACCGAAAACGAGGAGCTAAAAAGGAAACTGGCCCACACCGATCCACTATCTACAGTGGCCACTCTAACTGGAGGAACCAATTGCGAGTTGCATCGCAAGCAGCTGGAGACCCTGCAGCAGGATAAGCTGACTCTGGAGGAGAGTGTTCGCCACCTGCAGAGACTCCTGGATGAGGCCAAGGCCCAGGGTCAGGGAAGTGCCTCCTCCAAGCGCTACATCAGCGATCTGGTGCAGATGGAGCGCTCCCAGGCGGAGCTGGAGGTGCGTCATCTCCGGGACGAACTGGATCGCCAGCACGAGCGGGTCCGGGAGCTGCAGCACGAGATGGCCAGGCGGCTGGCCGAGGAGCGGGCCAGTGCCGAGAGGCGGTACAACAGCCAGGTGGATCAGCTGGGTGGCGATCTCAGCTGCCAGTGGGAGCAGGTGGCCAAGCTGCAGTTGGATTTGGAACGCCAGAAGCGCTATGAAACCGATCTCAAACGGGATGTGGCCAGTCGCAATTCGCAGATTGAAGAGCTCAAAATGGAACTGAGAGCCAATAGGACCACCTTCCTGGCGGACATGGCACAGGTGAATGCGGAGAAGCAATCCCTGGAGCAGGACATCACCTCGCTGCGCCTGCAGTTGGATCGGGCTGCCAGGGAGACCAAGACGGAGGCAGCTCGTCTCAACGCCGAGATAAACTCGCTGAGGCAGCGACTGGATCGGGGGGATGCCGATCTCCTGCACTCCAAAAGGGAGGTCCTGCGGCTCAACGATGAGATAGCCAATCTGGAGAAGGAG CTTGCTTATGGGGAGCTAAAAAACGAAATACGACCCACCAAAAAAGATCTAGACAAGCGAATCTCAGAGATGCAGGATAAGCATG CGGGAACGGTAAATGAGCTTGAGGAAATGATAACATCTCAGAAGCAACTCATGGATAAACTGACGAACGAGTGCAAGACCCTAACGGGCAAATTAGAGGATACGACCTACAAGCACAA AACCAATTTGCGATCTTGTGatgccaacaacaacaataagcGAGCCTTTGACCACGACAACAACAGCAATAGCAGTTCCTACAACAATAAAAGAAAGCGCAAACGAGTTCACTTTGCTGCCTGA